The sequence below is a genomic window from Theobroma cacao cultivar B97-61/B2 chromosome 6, Criollo_cocoa_genome_V2, whole genome shotgun sequence.
TATTGTTGGATGTGTAGGCTAGTAGTATACGTTTGAGAAATGTCGtgcaataaaaaatatacagTGTTATTTTCTTGTCATCAAGATCATCTTTGAttgtttaatataaaattattctaTCTAATAAGTAGAAGATAACTATACCTTTAAGCTTTTGatgttgaaataaaaaagttacAACACTTTGTGGATTAAATCTTCTTCGGACCAAATTTAAGTTGTTACAAACTTTAAGTTGTCAAGCCTCTAAAGGTGATTAGGGTTTGCTTTTGTCACCTTAAGAGAACTTCATCTTCATTGGTCTTagaagatttttttgaaatttcacaATGCATTAATCATAATAGGGAACAACCGTTCACCTTTTTACAAGGATTTTGCAAGGCTATGCCCCTTACAAAAGTTAATAGGGGCATACCAGTACAAATTCTCCCACAATGCCCTTAGGCCATCTCAGAAGTTCCATAACATACAAATCCTGTACATCCTCAACAAATTCACCTCAAACCCTAATTTCATTGGTCTTAAAGATAATGGTTGGTGTACAGATTGAAACTGAATTAGTTTCATTTTGCATTCCAAGCAAGGAGTACCCAACCATCACTTCTCAGTAACTGAAAGTCCTTGTGGACCGTTGGTCCTCGCACTTCTTCAATGTTATTGGTGCTAAGCATAACCCCTGGGAAAGAGTTGGATGTTCCATGCATGTCCAGGGAAAGAAGGTTCTCCATGAGGTGATAAACTATTCCACTGTACATTTGAGTAGCAGCTTGCTATGAGATGATCTGTTAAAGAAGTAAATAAGCTTtatgcaaagaaaaaaaatatgcaGCTATAGGTTTGCACAGGTGTTTATATAGTGTTGTTTTTAGTTACTCCACAAATCACCCAAGAGAGTTACTTCAGAACAGATAATATTTCTAAACCTGCGTAACTGCTGCCTGAGTGGCAACTTCCTTCGAAAATACTTAAAAGGTCATGCTGACTGTAATTGAAATCTCAAATGGTACTGAATGCAGCAGCTTGAATATTGCAACTATCTACCTGAAAATGAATGCTTTATGTTATCTATAGTCAGTAGCatcacaaagaaaataagagaatagtTGGTTTCATGAGTTTGGCATCTAGTAAATGGGCAGAAGCAATAAATGTCACAAATTTTAGAAAGGATAGCTCTCAGAAGTACCGTGCATGGAAAGAATTATATCAATATGGTAGGCCAAAGATAAGTAATGAAAATCACCTTGAGATATGACGTTTAATACAATGATTGTTCTCTCCAAGGCAAGAGTACCAAGATCTGGAGTTATTTGCAAGATTGCAGTGACTTCAGATATAGAGTTTTTCCTTCTTAACTTATTTGACAGTCCCCTGCTTCATCAATCAATCACAAGTCTAAGGCCAATGCTTGCTGCATTTATCTTGGACTTGTGCTTGGCAATTATTGAAAGCCCATTAATCAGCAGCAGAGCCAAATGAAAGAAATGTACAAAAATTGAGGAAATTACAGAGCATAGGTACACATTTGGTCCTTCGTTGTTGAAAAGCACCACcttgaagaaaagaagaaagccgGTTCTACAACTGAGATAAAAGAAGTTCATAAGATGGAGCCTGCGAAGGCTGACATGATAGATGAGATATCTTCTCTTCAGATAATATTGATCTGTATTTCCTCTCAATGGATCAAGTAGTTTCAAGCACAATATCTAAGAAGTGAACACACATCAAGATAcagttcttttctttttttggcgGTGACAACCCTTATTTCTGAGTTTTCCAAATCATGAAACACTTCAGTCATAGAGATAGAGAGAAATGGATGCCTTGAAATCCAGTGCAGGTCCCTATAACAGTAAGTGCGCATAGTTAAGAAACAAGGCTTCAAAACTCAAATGctttaaaaattgaaactgGTTTATCCATCTCTAGTGTCTTCATCAGGTACCTAAAAGTGTTGCTTAGCAAATGCAAAGGTACCTAAAAGTGTTGTGATGCCTGAAAAGCTTTCTCTTcatataacttgaaatcaaatactAAAGCGAAATGTCATACATATAACAAAGTGCAAGCTATTCAATTTAGAcactttcattaaaataaagcTGTTAGGTTGgcattttctcattttctgtCAACATCCatactttctttttcaacgTTCACATCTAATATAGTAATATATGACCATCCAAGATTTCAATTTGTAGCAACCTCCCCTGTTAAAATAGACGAGAATAAGTAGCAAAAAAAGTATACGAATGAAGAAAGGAGGATTTCTGGAACCAAAGGAGTATGCAAGACCATGATTGCAGGTTAACATGGAGAAACAAAATCAATCTAAAAGAGATTACAGCAGATTTTGTATTAAATCATCATCCATGATCTAAATGAGGAAAAGTACAGGAATTTTAGACGCAGATGTGTCTGAATGTATTGTAAGTTTGAGCAATGATAAcaataactaaataaaaagAGGAATACCTGAGCATAGATTGCATCTGCGAAACGTATGATCCACAGCATAAGAAATCCTATCCTAGCaccaattcatcatcaatttgGATAGTAGGGATGTGGGAGATGGAAGGCCAATCCTCCCCTCTTCCCTTTTCAAAACGTGCCCCAAGAACGGGGCAACCTCTAATATGCAATTCTTGCAGCGTTGTATTATGAAGCAGGTGGCCCGGCAACGCCTTCAACTTCAGACAATAGTTTATTGTTAATGAACGAAGATGAGGCATAATTACTTCGCTTGTGCTTGTCAACAGATTCCCATATTCCCAGTCTTCCCACTCTTTcatgtaataaaattttagactTTTCAATACGGGGAAGgcaatattattattattattattagatgatgaagaagatgatTGTCCCTCTCCTCTTTCTACTCCCAAAATTTCGTCTCCCACTTTTTTCACTTTATTCAAAAACTCTATCTCTAGAGATTCAAGGGACTGCAACTTCCCCATGGGAGGCAAGCTTTCCCAGTTGAGACAATTCTGTAATTGAACCCTCTTCAACATTGACAATGAAGTCATCCAATTAGGGAAAGCAACAGGACCTCTACAGTTGAGTATACCCAAACTTTCCAGGTGTGGAGGTGGTTGCAAGGCTTCAAATACAACATTTTCATCCTCAATGTTGATCCGTTGCATCTCTTGGGAATCAAATTTTAGACGTAACACGCGGAGGCCACTCTTTGTCCGAAGCCCTGCTTTCTTTGCCTCCCTTGGTTCTGCCACATTTCCCAATCCTCTTATCTCAAGCTCCCCTCGAAGATGGGTGAAGTTTCCCAAATCTTCAAGGCTACATGATTTACTTTCAACATCACTGCGGCTCACAACAAACTCTTCTAATGTCCGTAGAGATGTCAATCTTTGCATTCCTTTTGGCATGAATCTGCATCTATCTGTACCTACATTTTGAACATGTCTCAAGTTGATTAGCTTTCCAATTCTATGGGGCAATTTGATAAGATTTTTACATGATTTGATGTTCAGCGTTTGCAAGTTGCACAAATCACACACCGTCTCAGGCAATTTTTCCAACTCACTATTACCCTCTAAGTTGAGATATCTCAAATGCATCAACTTTCCTATTTCCTTTGGAATTGCGTTAATTGAAGTTTTGAATCCAAAGTTCATGTCTTTAAAGCTTAGTATCCTCAGACAAGTCAACTGATCCAACAATTTAGCCAATGATGCACTAACAGCTGAACTATCGTTTAAGTTAAGATGCAGGCTACGCAACTTCTTCACATTAAAAATGGGATCGGGAATTGCAACAGGTTCATCATGAATTAGGGTTAGATGACGGGCATTTTCCTGATAAGACTCTATATCTAACTCTTCAATATTGTTACTTGCTACCAGAAAGCTTTTGTTTCTTCTCAAATATTGAGCAAAATCATGCACAATATCATGCATTTTGCAGCTGATTATGCAATCGTCATTTTCATCCTTCACAAACTCTTGAAAGAAAGAATGTATTACTAAGTTATCAAAGTACTCTTCACCAATGATCTCCATATCTTTATGTTGCGTCTCTCCAAGAAAGCCTTGAGCCATCCATGACTTGATCAAGAAATCTTTCTCTATTCTATAATCTTTTGGAAAAATGGAACAGTATGAGAAGCATTGCCTTAATGGCGATGGCAAATCATAATAGCTTAACAGTAAGGGAGAAAAAAGACCATTTTCAGCCTCCTCAAGTTCCCATATGCGACTGCTCAACATTCTTTGCCATTGTTCTCTAGATCTCTTAAAACGTAAGAGACCTCCAAGAGTTTTTGCTGCAAGTGGCAAACCCTGACACTTCTGCGCAATTTTCTTACCAATGTCTTCTAAACTCTCACGCTCTTTGTCATTCCTTCCAAAAAATGCCAAGTGACTAAATAATGACCAAGATTCTTCTTTGGATAACTTCCCCAAACGAAATAATTTGCTGCAACCCATGATAGTAGCTACATTCTCCTTACGTGTGGTCATCAAGATTTTGCTTTCTTGGGAACCATAGTTTAGAGAGTATTTCAATGATTGCCACTTCCTCTCATCTTCACTCCACAGATCATCTAAGACAAGCAGGAACCTCTCTCCCTTAATAGATTCATGGATTTGCTCTAGTAAAGTATTTAGCTCAGTGAAATTTGACACAACTCCTGTTAGAGCTTCAAGAATAGCTTTTGCAGTCCTCATCTCATCAAAAGGATTAGAGACACATACCCATATTCTCTTATCAAAATAAGCCTTCACCTTATGATCGTTGTACGCTATTTGGGCTAAAGTTGTTTTCCCAATTCCTCCCATCCCCACTAAGGAAATTACAGGGATGCCCCTTTCTTCATGGTTGTTCTTGCTGAGCAACATGCTTACTAGGACATTTTTATCACGGTCACGACCACGTATGTCAGATACATCAATAAAGGATGTTGTTATTGGTCGTTCTCGTTCAGGTTCTAAATCATGCCTCCTACTTTGATCGACTGTGAAAGCATAATCGTCTTTCTCTTTGGCAATGACCTGAAGCCTTTCATTTAGTTTTTTAATCTTAACAGCAATATCATAACGGTGAATGGCCCGAGTAATACAAGGGATTGGAGAGTGAATCCAAGAGCGTACCTTGCTTAGAAGGATGGAAGTTGAAGAGCTTTGATCTCTAGCGATTTTCATTTTCAGAATTGCAATTTCCCACTCACCCAACACATCCTCAATGTCATAAGACACGTTCTGAAACTTATCCAGCCAAACTTTGACAGCTTGCTCCTTTAGTTGTCTTTTCTCTGCATCTGCGAGGACAGCTCGAATAGTCTGAAGAGTGCTGCTGAGCCTTTTgacttcttcttccttaataCCTACAAAAAGTCTCACCCCATATTCAGCTTCTTGGAAAAGAATCGCAGTTAATTGTTGTGAAACTGcagaaacaagtgcatcagcCATGGTAGGAGGGTAGATACTTGAGATCAAGAAGGATTAAAAGAGATGGTTAGTTTGGACTTTAGAGAACTTAGATCGGTTCTTAAGACTTAGTCAATTGCGTGGATAACTAAGTGACATCAAAAAATTATCTGAATGAAATGGCGTTGTAGGTTCAGCGCAATTGCCTGAGATGTCTAGAAGGAGGAATGGTAATGGTTTGACTGAAaggataatgaaaatttcgGGGCATTGCCTACGTTCTGCTCTGCCCTGGTGGCAATGGAGCGGGCCCCGGCCCCACCTGGACAACCAAGCTGCCACGATGTCAATCTTTGTTCTGCTCCCCACCTCCGATATATTTTCGTAACATTCATTTCTGTCTCATCTtgtcgtaattattttttttcataaaaattattttgatcaaattattaacaaaaaaggTATTTAAGATTCTTTTAATCATAAATGTActtaattctattttaatattaataactACATTTTCTTTAAAGTAGGTAGGCCAATTGTTGAACAGCCCTACCTCCACTTTTATACCCCTAAACCCTCCTCTTATTAAAgtaaattttcttattaaatcaaatattaactaatttttatcTGTCTATTACCTTATTAGCCTTGAACTCTTTATTAAAGTGAATAACTCTTAATACTagcaatataaaaaaaataaatacatattttATCGTATTCAAAAacttaaataatgaaaaatctTCTCATCTCTACgttttatccttattatttGTCCCTCTTATGTTTTATCCTTATCATTTGTCCCTCTTGatatatatgataaaaatttgttagttttaattttaaatattatacttaTGAATAAGTTAAATTACCTTCTAAATTGTTAGATCTCACCGttaaatttttcaatgaaattttgtcatatcaaaatgGACAAAAGTGCGGGGACCAAAGAGTATTACTAATAaacaattatgagatttatATAAATGATGAGTTTCAATTAATTCTTCATCCAacaaaagatatatatatatatatatatattgtaaataTAGAgaagtttttcttaattgaTGGATGGCCTTTTTCACTTGCATAAAGCCTGAAAAGCAACTATGATATGAGATGGGCCTCAAGCATGATATATAGTCATATATACATAGATTTGAATTAATCAGGTGGCACAATCCTCAAGTACATGATCTTGGATTTGCATAAAGAAATCGTTAAGACTTTTAATCCTGTAACTTTCCAGAAACAAATTCTAAACTCATTCAATAACAAATATATTCAAATGTGATGACAACAATATGTTATAGCTTCCTTTGTGCAACAATTTTCTTCCCAAAAGTTAaaaccaaagaaagaaaagaaaaaaaaaaaactttgtaGTACTTCAAGACCTTCCAATTTATGCAAGGTGATGCCATGGTTTTTGACTGAAGCATAAAAAGCCACATCCTCACAGAGTGGAGATGGTCAAGAAGCTCCcaaaattttatcatatttgcTCTCTAGCATAGGAACTCTCGACTTCGCCTCAGGAAGACACATAATGATGAATGAAATGCATATGCAGCCCCAAGAAAGGAAGCATCCCGCATTCCAAGCAAGGAAGTACTCAGCCATTACTTCTCGGTGAAACTCAAAATGCTTAACGCCAAATGGTGCTTCAATGTCTTTCATTCTACAGGTGCCAATCATATCCCCCGGTCCAGGGGAAAAAGGGTTTCTCAGGAAATCATGCATTGCACCTCTGGACAGCAGCTTGCTAGTGATTATCTgttaagtaaataaattagCTTTATGTCAAAAAAGGAAACATCATTGCATTGTGGCTTCACATCTAATTGGCTACATTGTAATGTTTCATTTACTCTACACATTATTTCTACACATTATTGAAACACCAACAACATGGTTCCTAAAAAACAGATTACTTTTCTACCTGCTCAATCTGCTGCCTGAGTTGCATGGCACTTCTTTCGAAAATCCTCAAATTCAAAGGTCATGCTCATTTCCAATTGAATCTCAAGTGGTACTGAATACAGCAACTTGCAACTTGCAACTATCAGTACCTGAAAATGAAATGCTTTCTGTTATGTACGCTCAAAAGCATTGTCAAAACTGCAAGGGCATGTTTCATTGGTTCCATGAGGTTGGCATTCGAGTAAATAGGGTGAAGCAAGATAAATATTGCTAATATTTTAGAGGACAAGTCTTAGAAGTATCTTGAGTAGAAAGCATTACTTAGACATAAAGAATTATATCATTAAAGTGGGCCAAAGATAAGCAATCCAAATCACCTTAAGTCATCAGTCCATCACTATGATTGTTCTCTCCATTGTAAGAGCACCAAGATCTCTTGCAGGCTAGGTGCAGTGACTTctgatataaaattttattgggCAATCCCTGTTTCATCAATCAACACACTTCTACGGCCAGTGCTTGTAGCATATCTATCTTGGATTTTGTGCTTGTATTATGGACAACCCATTGGTCAACAGCAGAGccataagaaagaaatttgtaaaaaatgagaaaattctAAAGCATGTGTACATGTCTAGTCTTTTGTTGGTAAATGGACTTAAGAAAGGACAGAAAACTGGTGATTGAGAATAAGTTCATACGGGTGGACCCTGTGAAGGATGACATGAT
It includes:
- the LOC18596077 gene encoding putative disease resistance protein RGA3, whose translation is MADALVSAVSQQLTAILFQEAEYGVRLFVGIKEEEVKRLSSTLQTIRAVLADAEKRQLKEQAVKVWLDKFQNVSYDIEDVLGEWEIAILKMKIARDQSSSTSILLSKVRSWIHSPIPCITRAIHRYDIAVKIKKLNERLQVIAKEKDDYAFTVDQSRRHDLEPERERPITTSFIDVSDIRGRDRDKNVLVSMLLSKNNHEERGIPVISLVGMGGIGKTTLAQIAYNDHKVKAYFDKRIWVCVSNPFDEMRTAKAILEALTGVVSNFTELNTLLEQIHESIKGERFLLVLDDLWSEDERKWQSLKYSLNYGSQESKILMTTRKENVATIMGCSKLFRLGKLSKEESWSLFSHLAFFGRNDKERESLEDIGKKIAQKCQGLPLAAKTLGGLLRFKRSREQWQRMLSSRIWELEEAENGLFSPLLLSYYDLPSPLRQCFSYCSIFPKDYRIEKDFLIKSWMAQGFLGETQHKDMEIIGEEYFDNLVIHSFFQEFVKDENDDCIISCKMHDIVHDFAQYLRRNKSFLVASNNIEELDIESYQENARHLTLIHDEPVAIPDPIFNVKKLRSLHLNLNDSSAVSASLAKLLDQLTCLRILSFKDMNFGFKTSINAIPKEIGKLMHLRYLNLEGNSELEKLPETVCDLCNLQTLNIKSCKNLIKLPHRIGKLINLRHVQNVGTDRCRFMPKGMQRLTSLRTLEEFVVSRSDVESKSCSLEDLGNFTHLRGELEIRGLGNVAEPREAKKAGLRTKSGLRVLRLKFDSQEMQRINIEDENVVFEALQPPPHLESLGILNCRGPVAFPNWMTSLSMLKRVQLQNCLNWESLPPMGKLQSLESLEIEFLNKVKKVGDEILGVERGEGQSSSSSSNNNNNNIAFPVLKSLKFYYMKEWEDWEYGNLLTSTSEVIMPHLRSLTINYCLKLKALPGHLLHNTTLQELHIRGCPVLGARFEKGRGEDWPSISHIPTIQIDDELVLG